TCCGACCTGGAGCTCCACCCTCCTAATTACCCCTGGAGCCACGCTGGACCTCTGTCCTCTCTGGACCACGCTAGGTAGGatggatggacacacacacacacacacacacacacacacacacacacacacacacacacacacacatcctccagAGTCTGCAATTATCaaacacttgttttttctaTGGTTATAAAGtcttatgtgtttttcttcctgtctcGCTCTTTCTGCAGCATTCGTCGTGGTTACCAGGTGTATAAACAAGTGTGTTCAGCCTGCCACAGTATGGAGTACCTGGCTTTCAGAAACCTGGTGGGAGTGTCGCACACAGAGGCCGAGGTTAAGACCATCGCTGAGGaggtgaggctgtgtgtgtgcataagaATGAGAGGGAGTTTTAAATTAATCACACAACActgtatgcatttttttcctccattgttTTGTGTTATACCGGCTTCTGCCAGTAGGTGGTGACACCCGGCTGTGTCTGCGGTTACATTCTCAGTTTTCAGCCATACTTAAAGGGTCTCTTGTGTTTTAGGCTGAGGTAGTGGACGGTCCTGATGAGAGCGGAGAGATGTTCACCCGGACAGGAAAGCCGTCGGACTACTTCCCAAAGCCCTACCCCAACCCCGAGGCCGCCCGCAACGCCAACGCGGGAGCCCTGCCTCCAGATCTCAGCTACATCGTCAATGCCAGGTAACTCCTGAAAGAAAAACCTCCACAGTTTAATCTGAAAAGCCGTGCAGTTCAGCCTGGATTCCACATGTCCGTGGTGTTCACTTATCGTTTCCCCTTCTGCTCCCCTCAGACACGGAGGAGAGGACTACGTGTTCAGCCTGCTGACAGGATACTGCGAACCCCCGGCAGGAgtggaggtgagagagggaCTCTACTACAACCCCTACTTCCCTGGACAGGCCATCGGCATGGCCCCGCCCATCTACAACGAGGTGCTGGAGTATGACGATGGTACGTAAAGATGCAGCGTGTATTTGTGTGCTCGGTTTGCTGTGAGGCTGCCACGACTAGTCACataatgatgatgtcatgtttttttatatatttttatatacatgtatatattttttgaatatataattatttttatatatatctatatttcttatatatatatatttttttatatatataaatatatatttttaaaatatatattttttatataaatattttattttatatatagatttattatatagattttttttttaaatatatttatatttttttatatatatatatatatatatatatacatacatacatacatacacatttaaTACATCACAATCAATTGCTATTGGTTTGTAGAGATAACTATTTCATCCACCGTTACTAAGAGAGGGCATTACCATTTGCTGCCGTTAAAAATCCTTTTTGCTGATGgttgctgtgtgtctgttgCCATAGGAACCCCTGCAACCATGAGCCAGGTTGCTAAAGATGTGTGTACGTTCTTGAGGTGGGCCGCAGAGCCAGAACACGACCAACGCAAACGCATGGGACTGaaggtacaacacacacacacacacacacacacacacgtttgtgaCGCCTTTAGTTTAGGTACCGATACCAAGACGttacttttatttcaatattttgtgGGGTTTATAAAAGCATTAAATGTTATCGTTACACAAGCAGCCATATAAAAACCTGCTTGAATATTATACAgtcttaaattatttaaatcagtAAATAGGATAACGATTCTTAAGATAGATTTAAGATTTTTAAATTgctactttcttttttaagttcAGATGGATCAGTGCCgtgctatgctaacattgtagcagCTCCAtcaaaactataaataaagttgtctAGGCGTAAATCCAACAGCAACGTCATTGTTTACACCACAGACAGAGTTTCTCTATAAATAGTCTCTGTACAAATGTTCCGTATTATCATAGCGCCATGGATGCCGAAAGACggttacagtatttttttttctccgttgTTTCTGATTCAACAACTTCAGGTTGTAAGTGACGACAGGGAAACATCTCAATGCTGATCGGACTTCAGTTGAACTTCCAAAattcctaaataaataaaattaataaattcacaatttaaatgtttctacCGTGTGCATTAACACAGCTAAAATGATTGAATAATTAATAAGCCCAACATGTCCCTATAGATGTATAAGGGCACCAGTTAgccaccgcacacacacacacacacacctttttcaGTCTCAAATTTGTAAATTCTAgtctgaacaaacaaacaaacacagtggaaCAAGTTGTAAACATGGTTAGTGATTAATCTTTCCCTCCTCGTTCTCCTCCCAGCTGCTGATTGGTGCCGGCATCCTCGTCCCTCTGCTCTACTACATGAAGAGACACAGGTGGTCTGTGCTGAAGAGCAGGAAGATCGCCTACAGGCCTCCCAAGTAAACGGAAAACAAACTCACCCCTAACCTGGGCCTAAAACCTACCAGAGAGAGGGGCCGCGTTCAACGACCCCACGACGCTCGCCTCATAACAATCACAAGGacaaaaaactgacaaacacacacatatgcctTTCTAGGATGTGGTAGAGAAAtgcgaatatatatatatatgtttatttctaAAGGAAGAAGGCCTGTTTTTAGTTGTTGGAGTGGTAGAACCAATCGTGTGCATCTGGAACACTGCGGTTTGTGTCAGAGAGTTGTGGCGTTTTTGAACGCATCCCCCCATacaaaagtttgtttgttttatcaggCAGCAGTTCAGGTCTGGACATCCGGTATCAGACCGGCCCGATAAGTTGCTTGACTGCCCGTCTTTGTAAGATACTAAATAATCACGCAGGCGCCGAGAAATGGTTGCATCAAAGTGTGTAACCGCTTGAGTAAATCCATCCTCCCCGTGTCCTCTCCACAAAGCCGCTCGGTGGATGCAATGCAACCTCTGAACCTCTGTTTtgctgtacaaaataaattatcttaAAGGAAACTTTTTGTGTGTGgcgttttttgtgtttttgttgtcacaGAAACACCTTTTTAACGCTGCCTGTGTCCTGATCATTTGTCTCTCACTCGTTGAATCTGCTTCTACGCTTTTGTCATGTAAACGTATTAAATAAACTGGTGAATGAACAATCTTTGTTATGAGGTTATTTGTTCAAATCCAGAGCGACACGTTGCTTATCCTTTTGAAAGTGTTAGAAAGGAGTCAGATCACATTATCCTGTctgtatttcacaataaaagcttatcagtttttattattttccacaaTATTTGACACTTAAAAGCCTCCATAGTTCAACCAATTGAATTGTAAAGATAGACAAGCTGCTTGCAAAGCTGTAATGTATCCTGAAGTTAAACTGGAGGCATTACAATTAGGTGGAGTTTTAagatttattgaattaaaacaagTTGCACCACACAAACTAGTTCTTACGTAGagattaaacatttgaatttttaCAAAAGACCTGATGGAGGCCACATTGAGACGAACGTTAACGGTTCATTAATTGCTGATATGCTCAAAGAAACCTCTCCGCTCCTCTTGGACTTGAGGATGATCCTGTTTTCAGAAACCCAAATCAattaactgaagaaaaaaataataataataaccccaACAATCGCCATTTTGTTCTGTAATTGTCAAATGACCTCGGAAAACAATGTACCAAAACACTCTACTCCTGTTCTCCTAACTCTATTGTTAAAACTAACCCAGAATATTggtttaaatgtaacatttcctTCTTGTGTTTGAGACTGAACAAtccattttgtatttatgataCAGATATAACAGCTGTGCCATTTAACAGCAGACACACATAACTAGTTCGTATCATATTTTGAGCCCACTGGTTTAAAAGAGCTTTAAAATACAGGCAgatatgtcaaaataaaacatccccAGTTCCACACATCTTCACACTGAAGCTGAGTTTAGATGGCTTCCCCTCCTCGCTGGAGTCGTCACATCCTTTACATTCATCCCTCCTTTCATTGTGGGATAAATAAACAAGTGTGCGGTTAAGTTAAAGCTGCTCCGGGCCGTCATTAGGAGCTCATCTGGTTCTGAAAAGGTTTTCCTCCCCGCTGCTCCGACCCGCATTCAGCCGCTACGAGCTTCATCtgcatcacaacacacacagattagGCTAATGGTGTTAGTGGATCTCCCCGCGGATCATTGTTATTGCagttaattatcattattattattattattattattagattaaaGCTCCgtcacagacttttttttttgcaaactaaACTGATTTTCTACTTTGGTAATTCAGAAGAAAAGGTGGATTtatgctttgtgtttgtgtgacaccGGTGAccgtttaacaaaaaaacaaacactcaatACAGTGCATCACaggagggaaaacacacacacacacacacacaacacacacacacacacacacacacacacacacacacacatgctcacacacaagatgttttttttgtctcctgcAAAGTTTGCAAATTTTGCAGAGTTGTTAAACTAAGTAaactaatacatttaaatatgctgtctcccagtgacacacacacacacacactcacacacacacacacacacacacacacacacacacacacacacacacacacacacacacacacacacacacacacggagagatTAGCTTCTGTGTGGAACCTCAGGGAATCTCATTCACATGGAAAAACCACTTCTTAATTCTAATTGGTGGCCAGTTTAAATCCTCCACTCCCATTTAAACCAGCAGCCAGCGGTTTGTCTTCCTGCTGCTTCACATGGAGCTCAGACTTAAAACCATTCATTCAAACTATTCAGCTGATCGTAGACCTCAAGTCAACAGTGGAGAACTTTTAGAGTCATCCAGGTTTTATATTGAAAGAAAATCAACTTATGGAACTatttcttttggtttgttttggttgttgccGGTAGTTTTGTTACCTGTTTATTGATCAGTTTGTGAGATCAGTCATTATGGCGTCCACTCTGGCTCCCGTGACGGCAGAAAGCAGGCCGGCGTTCTCCATCGATCGGATTCTGGGTTTGGAGCTGGAAAGACCTGGAACCTGCCTGAAACTCCACCGACCCTGGACAGGTGAGGAGGAAATGTTTTGACTTTAAACCCAGATTCTGACTTATTAATGAAGCACCAATCTGATatgatgtgtgtgcattttaatgtattgataaaaaacatatttttttatttcctttttgtccCGGAtcacatttataatatataagttGCTGTTTTCTGTCTCGTGTATATGAGTGTGACGTGGGAAATCACAGTTGAGGTATATTCAGCTAAATTATTATAGCAAACACAATTTAGtgtaacataaaaatatttgacaatATCCTGTACAATAGTCTACTGTAATCTGTATCTAAAGGTAAAACTGGGATGTTAAAATCTCCTCTACTTAATTTAAAAAGAGGCTCatagaaaatattttcagaGTAAAGCTGCTtttctaaaaatacaaaaaataaatctttgtttaATTTAGTAATTTAATGCTATCTGAGCTCAGTAtccttatttatattttccttatttttctttaaatagctgttatattttgtacatacacagttattatatatattaatatttccctTTGCCTGAAAagatttctttcaacattttgtttttgggcAAACCAATTCAAACCCTCTTATCAATCAACCCGTTGCTGTTGAAAATGCAGCTCTTCTGCAGCttcttgaaataaataaatattacaagACGCTTTTCTTGGACGACATATGTAAAGGAATCATGTGGACAAACTCTCGACCAAACTTTTACTTATTACGTTTCTCTAGTTTCTCTAGTTTCTCTATTGATTGATCATAGTTTTGTCCAATTCAGCTAAATTAAACGTAACCATATGTAAACTTAAGTAAACTACATATCAGTGTTTAACGAAGCCCATGGTAGGTatccattttaaaaatgaatatcaaaTTTTCTCATGTTGATTTagtaaatacataataaattgATTCCTGGCAAATATTAAaccattcaaattatttttttaattttgtttatatcCAGAAATCGGAGCAGAGAAGGAGAACAGAGGAAACGGTGTGtgctcacaacaacaacaacaacaacaacaacaacaacaacaacaacaacaacattatcaacaacagcaacagcatcatCATCCTCAGCAGCAGAACTCTCCCAGGCCGACATCAAACTGGTACATCGGACGCAGACCTCGCACCGCCTTCACCAACAGCCAggtaatcaatcaatcatcaacCAACCAGTCCGTCATAGAACAGATATAGATCCTAAGAAAGGGTTCTCTTTCATGCAGCACTGTTCAGATATGACATAGAGTTGAGGACATGTCCGTTgatcatctctctgtctctgtgtgtgcaggtgaaCGTTCTGGAGACGGTGTTTCAGGTGAACTGTTATCCGGGTATCCAGCTGAGGGAGCAGCTGGCGGCGAGACTCGACCTGGACGAGGACAGAATACAGGTTGATACAGCGACGCTGAGACTTTAACCCTGAAATGATGAGAGCTCTGTTCTGCTTCTTAAACCGCACTAACCCACGGTGCAAAGTTGTGACAAACTGTTTAAACCTAAGAtagattttttggggaaaaagaaCAGAATATTTAGATAATTCCAAGCCACAATGATACATAAACATACTTTATAAACAGGACacatgtttggtttttaaaagaGAACTTCACCAAGTCTGTTAACAGGTCTTGGCTTAATTAAAAGTCAAATTAGTGTCCACAAGCTTAATTAATTACCATTAAATATTCTAATtgagcaaatacatttttctatactttttaagcattttaaagttactgtgaggaactttaatcggagcagactgtcagaacctgctgcagtgaaatgagaggttctctaaagggaatctggtgctgagaaacactaccgcttttgtccacagggggcgccaaaaccaacagaaaaatgtaaagttcctcatagtagctttaaTATGACTTCCTCCTGATCCCGCCTCCATCTAAACAATTAAATGGGTGTAAAGACAGTGCTCTAAAACCAGTAACACTATGGGATTCATTCGTGGTCCCAGTTTGTATCTCTCGCACTGTCAATCAATGTAGCTCATCAGAATTTATCCACTCTGTCCCACACATACTacaaataagaaatacaaattCTTAGTATCAGAGTAAAAATATagaaagggaaaacaaattCCTATACATGAAATATACCTAAAGCAGCTCTAATCTCCCACTCTTTCTCTCAGATCTGGTTTCAGAACCGGCGGGCCAAGCTGAGACGTTCCCTCAGAGAAACCCGGCTGCAGCTGGTTCAGACGGCCGTGGCCGACCTCGGGGTCAGAGGTCGAGTGAAGGCCGAGCGGGACGTGGGAGGTGACCCGGAGCTCGCCTCTCGTCTGCAGCTTAAAgtggaaaaagaggaagagagatgctGATGAactcttcctgtttctgtgaACATTTCTTCATCCACACCTACGAGCTTGTGTCTTTATTCTACCTTCCTCCTAAAAGTCACGCAAAAACACAACTGTGGGAAACAAATGGTGACAAATGAAAGTCACAGTTTGCTTACAAACCCAACACAGTATTTAATGTCGACACAACAACAGGTTTCTATATTAAGCGTACTGAAGGAGGTCTGTTTGTTATGAGATCTGCTCTGGATCCGTTTGTAATGTTGAGTGTCTTAATATGTGAATAGGTTTCTGTACaaagtttaattaaaagtttttaaagtatttgaatCTCATGGCTCTACTTTACATGACTTTACTATTGGAGGATCTGTTATACTGGTACATTTTTACTGGTCAGATATCTGAcagggtttttaaaaaacaaacattcaaacaaacagtTTCAGAGAAGCAGGGACtcaatataatgtaatgtttaagtATGTTAACTCgttattcttatttttcatttgtatttattgaaaacattgtttattttaagtaaataaagtttgaaaaaaataagacaaaacttGGCAACAAACATATTATGTAGATTCATAAGTAGTTCTGcaactttaaacttttactcaaaatttcagaggcaaatattgaactttttgcTTGACTCTATATTggactttttttattcttatagTTTTCAACCAGTGGTGAAAGATGTATCAGATCTTGTATTAAAGTAAAGGtagcaatattacattttaaatactctgttacaagtaaaaatcTTGCAAcaaattttacttaagtaaaagcagaaaatgatggcatccaaaataaactttactaacaataagtgtattcaacataatgtttgacttaagtaaaagcagaaaagtattagcatccaaataaacaagtaaaattACTCATTATGTAATGTTacatgttatacttttacttttaaagtaaaattactCATTTTgaagaatggcccatttcagaataatatatattataatattggaattattcaatattattttattatattttcaatgCAATTCAGggtattttttactttaggGTGGTATTTTTGgtactttaattatattttgtaacTTCCACTTAAGTAAAACTTTTAATGCATGACTTTTTCTTGTTGAACTTCCACTTAAGGTATTTCCACAGTATTTGgtattactgttttttattaaagtacAATATCTGAGTACTGCATTCAATATGCTTTATGTAATTACAGTTTAACAAGGTTTCtcatttaagtaaaagtactgcattaaaGTTTGACTTAAGTAAAAGCAGAATTAGCAtccaaaataaactttactaaccaaaagtaaaagtactcattatgcagaatggcccatttcagaataatatatattataatattggaattattcaatattattttattatattattcaagtgaattattttacttttggactttaattatatttttacttaagtaaaacttTTAATGCATGACTTTTCCTTGTAACAGggtattttttaaacattactttaGGGTAGTATTTGgtattactgttttttattaaagtacAATATCTGAGTACTGCattcaatatgttttatgtaattACAGTTTAACGAGGTTTCTCCTTTAAGTAAAGTACtgcattaattacattacatgacattacagtcatttattcaatattattttattatattattcaatgcaattctttttacttttggtactttaattatattttgtacttaagtaaaacttTTAATGCATGACTTTTTCTTGTAACCAGGTATTTCCACAGTATTTGgtattactgttttttattaaagtacAATATCTGAGTACTGTATTCAATATGCATAATATAATTAGAGTTTAACAAGGTTTCTCCTTAAAGTAAAGTACtgcattaattacattacatttcattacagtcatttagcaaacgcttttatccaaagcgacttacaataagtgtattcaacataatgtttgacttaagtaaaagcagaaaagtattagcatccaaaataaacttcactaaccaaaagtaaaagtactcattatgcagaatggcccatttcagaataatatatattataatattggaattattcaatattattttattatatttcaatgcaattctttttacttttggtactttaattatattttgttttttattaaagtacAATATCTGAGTACTGCattcaatatgttttatgtaattAGAGTTTAACAAgatttctccttctttcttgtTTTAAGGAGCAAAAAAGGTCTGAATTACGCGGCCGTCGCTGATTGGCCGAGCCGTACCCCGTGACCCCTGCGTGTCCCGGAAGTAAAAAGCGGCGCACCGATGAGTGTGAGGAGTGCAGGCAGTCCGTCGGTAGCTTTCGTGTTTAGCGGTGTTTTTTGCGGGTTTTAGGCCAAAAAAAATGGACACTTTAAACAAGCTGAAACAGTTTGATGCCTATCCAAAAACTCTGGAGGATTTTCGGGTGAAAACGTGGGGAGGAGCCACCGGTGAGAGGCTGAGTGACTGTTAGCTTTGTTGTTAGCCGCAGATGCTAACTGATTCATTTCTCCTTTAAAATGCTGAAATGTCTCAAACACATGAAGTAACAGTCACAGTGTTGTGTTCATAACTCTGTGAGAGGCCGGACTGAAGCAGGATACACACATTAAACTGTTGCAATTCAATGTTAATGCAACATATCCTGCAGGCTGGTGATAGAAATGCAAATGTAGACATAAACAGGACATGTGTTTGAAGGAAACTTTAttgatattgacatttttaaacacataatgATGCATGTGTTGTTTAATACCAGAGGTGATGCATGTGTTCAAACTATGCAGCTGGACATAACTTTACATTTAAGATGAGAAAATACTGAAGAAACCCAGaagtacattaactcaagtactTCACTTTATTGTGATATCTTAACATACTTTTACTGCTTGAGTagtttttaattagtttataagttctttaagttttattattattatttatttttgtattgctgAGTCTGTGACACATATGCAATCATGTGATCAGCAGTCATATAAattgacataaataataaatagttataatagtttctgtctgtgtatatatatatatatatatatatatatatatatatatatatatatatatatatatatatatatatatatatgcatgcatgcagcTGGACATGACTTTACATTTAAGATGAGAAAATACTGAAGAAACACAGaagtacattaactcaagtactTCACTTTATTGTGATATCTTTAGGagtttttaattagtttataaGTTTTGTATTGCTGAGTCTGTGACACATATGCAATCATGTGATCAGCAGTCATATAAATtgacatgaataataaatagttataatagttttaataaatagttataatagtttatgtctgtgtgtgtgtgtgtgtgtatatatatatatatatatatatatatatatatatatatatatatatatatatatatatatatatatatagctggaaatgcgggactaataaaggattatcttatcatttaatatatatataatgcatgCAGCTGGACATGACTTTACATttaagtacattaactcaagtactTCACTTTATTGTGATATCTTTAGGagtttttaattagtttatcatttttattattattgtttatttttgtattgctgACTCTGTGACACATATGCAATCAAGTGATCAGCAGTCATataaattgatatatatatatatatatatatatatatatatatatatatatatatatatataatgcatgCATGCAGCTGGACATAACTTTACATTTAAGATGAGAAAATACTGAAGAAACCCAGaagtacattaactcaagtactTCACTTTATTGTGATATCTTAACATACTTTTACTGCTTGAGTAGTTTTTAATTAAGTTATCATTTTTGTATTGCTGAGTCTGTATGTGATCAGCAGTCATATAAattgacataaataataaatagttataatagttcctgtatgtataatatttaagttactgtggattctttactgtttttttattgctcatttgcttatttataatgacttatttttgatcttgtttttactatgtctcttgtttgcactatcctctatgctgctgtaatcctgtgaattttcccactgcgggactaataaaggattatcttattttatcttaaatagGAAAAATCATCTTTAGTATAACATTAATTAATTGGTAGTTTGATTTTCCTGACTCTTGAGCTACAGATAcaattgaaaatacattttctacacTTTTCTTAAACAGAAGATATCAGGAAGATGTCAGTTAAAGAGGAAatatagtctttttttaaaaggtgaaaaacatattgtaatgcatgttttttcctgcttatgataaagtatgatttaaaaaaaaacattagaagaGGATCTGGGGGatttttaactttaaactcTGAGTTTTAACCCGTATTTAAATCAACTCTTCTGAACTCTAACACACAATCTTCCTCCTTGTCTCCGCAGTGACCGTCATCAGCGGCATCATCATGTTAATCCTGTTCATCTCCGAGCTGCAGTACTATCTCACTAAAGAGGTGAGTTCATCCACGTCACCTGATTATTTGACATTTAGTGGAAGGAATTCTCCaggaaaaattatattttacacttttGGCACAGACACAATAAACCCTGTCTGGTTATCCAGATTACAGACCTCCTTAATCAAAGTCTCGGGCTGAATTTCAGTCTCAGTGCGTCTCTACCCACAGTAGCTATGAAGCACATTCACTCACAATGGCCAAGGACCAATTTAAGTAAAACcgtaacattttctttacacttAAATTTATTCTTTTGTAATTGGTTACTCCATCTATAAATTTTCTGCCACTTAATTGGGTTCACGGTCACGCTAAGCGGTTACATTACCAGGAATTATCGACATTTGCAGCTGCAGAGTGCTGATAAAAATATGATAGGAATATTAATAAATTCCTGCCCTTAATAAATAGTTGTTGACCTTATTTTTCCTTACTGGGTCTCCATCTTTTTTTGGCTAGTATGATGGTGGGAAATGTATTAAGTTGTATTCTctgctgcattaaaaagtgATAAAGTGAACGTAGGGAACACTGCAGAAACCCTGAACCAGTTAACTGTTGGAACGTGACAGCAAGATTCCTAAGCTTTAGATCATATAACGCAGTCTTCATTAGCAGCTTTGAGTTTGCCACGTTATTGTGGAGCTGAAGATGTTCAAATGTTCCATTTTTCTGAGCAAAGTTGAACTTAAAGTCCAAAATGTGGCCAGAACAATATCGCTGTAACTATTTCCAAAATCAAGAATGTATTCATTCCTTTTTGCAGGCGATGAAAGGCAAAGATCAATAACTTGTACTGTACTAACTATAAGAATGCTGAATAATTATTATACTAAAGGCAGGTTGGGGTTAACGTTAACAAGCTTGTACTCTTCAGGAAGCGCGTCCTGTCAGACCAGTCAGTTCACAAACTATTAACAAGGTTCCCAGGCACCTTTTTGAAAACAGTGGACCAGTTTTCCAGTCATTGAAAACATAtgcaaaataagagaaaagtcAAATATCCTGGAAAGTCATGTCTTATCTTGTCCTGGAATATGattttatctttctcttttttttttttttttttcaatggacTACTTTTCTATCTAACAGCGCTCCCCAAAAACTGCTATCGTTACTATCTGACAGGGCTGAATTATGTTCAGAGTGATATTAATGTTTACATGGTAGTTTATAGA
This portion of the Anoplopoma fimbria isolate UVic2021 breed Golden Eagle Sablefish chromosome 17, Afim_UVic_2022, whole genome shotgun sequence genome encodes:
- the LOC129105969 gene encoding cytochrome c1, heme protein, mitochondrial: MAALRVSVLSGSGRALLCASKHVQTPAAKMSFASLPRSKKVALTTMGVVTAGGAGLALMLHQSVKASDLELHPPNYPWSHAGPLSSLDHASIRRGYQVYKQVCSACHSMEYLAFRNLVGVSHTEAEVKTIAEEAEVVDGPDESGEMFTRTGKPSDYFPKPYPNPEAARNANAGALPPDLSYIVNARHGGEDYVFSLLTGYCEPPAGVEVREGLYYNPYFPGQAIGMAPPIYNEVLEYDDGTPATMSQVAKDVCTFLRWAAEPEHDQRKRMGLKLLIGAGILVPLLYYMKRHRWSVLKSRKIAYRPPK
- the LOC129106416 gene encoding homeobox expressed in ES cells 1-like, with product MASTLAPVTAESRPAFSIDRILGLELERPGTCLKLHRPWTEIGAEKENRGNGVCSQQQQQQQQQQQQQQQHYQQQQQHHHPQQQNSPRPTSNWYIGRRPRTAFTNSQVNVLETVFQVNCYPGIQLREQLAARLDLDEDRIQIWFQNRRAKLRRSLRETRLQLVQTAVADLGVRGRVKAERDVGGDPELASRLQLKVEKEEERC